CATTTAAACAATTACAACATGGTCAAAAAGTGATTGAGTTATTGAAACAAAAACAATATATGCCTGTTTCTGTTTCTCAACAAGCTTTGTTATTATTTGCAATAACACACGGTTACCTAGATGATGTCGATTTAAATAAAGTTAATGATTTTGAAAATGCATTAATAACATATGCAATGCATGAGCAATCAAAATTAATGCAAGATATTGATTCAACAGGTGTTTATGATGAACTTTTAGCAAATAACTTACATAATATTCTTAACAATTTTAAAACTATCCAATGGTTTTAAAAATTAATAGTTGTTGTATTAAACTTATGTAAATATATCATGTTTTATAATAAAAATGGAGATGATAATAAGACATGTTAGGTACGAAAGAAATTCGTAATAAAATAGATAGCATTCAAAAAATACAAAAAATTGCCAAAGCAATGGAAATGGTTTCTGCTTCAAAGATGCGTAAAGTACATCAAATTATGTCGGATAGCAATCCATATGTTAATATAATGCAAAAAGTTATAGGTCATATTTTATCAGGAAACTTAGAGTATAAACATCCTTTTGCTATTTCACGAGATATTAAACGCGTTGGTTATTTAGTTATTTCTACTGATCGCGGTTTAGTTGGTAGTTTAAACGCTAATTTGTTTAAAATATTGTTAGCGGATATAAAAAAAAGACATGTCAAAAAAATAGATATTAACTGTGTGTTAATTGGTAAGCAAGCAGTCTCGTTTTTAAGATTTTTAAATGATAAAATAGTTGCTAAAGTTATTGGTATAGGAGATCGTCCCACATTATCTGTATTAATTGGTGCAATAAAAATTATTCTACAATTATATGAAGAATGTTATCTCGATAGATTATTTGTGGTATATAATAAGTTTATTAATATTTTGTTTCAACAGCCAAAAATATTACAGCTTTTACCTATATGTTCATTAAATAATGTTGTTTGTAAAAGTAAGAAATGGGATTATATATATGAACCAGATGCAAAAAATTTGTTAGATATTTTATTACAACGTTATATTGAATCTCAAGTATATCAAAAAGTAGTTGAAAATTTAGTGAGTGAACAAGCAGCGCGTATGATGGCCATGAAAGGAGCTTCGGATAATGGTAATGCTTTAATTAAAGATTTAAAATTAATTTATAACAAGGCAAGGCAAAGTAATATTACTCAAGAACTAGCGGAAATTATCTCGAGTAGAATTATATTTTGATTCGTAAAATTATTTATAAGGATTAATTTCAAGTAATGACTACAGGTAAAATTATTCAAATAATTGGTGCGGTTATAGATGTATTGTTTTCTCAAGATTCGATACCTAAAATATATCATGCTCTTGAAGTAGATATTAATGATAAAAAATTAATATTGGAAGTAGAACAACAATTAGGAGGCGGGGTTGTACGTTGTATCGCTATGGGTAGTTCAATTGGACTACGTCGTGGATTGAAAGTGTATGATTTAAAACGTTCTATAGAAGTACCTGTGGGTAAAGCTACTTTAGGTCGTATTATGAATGTGTTGGGTGAACCAATAGATATGAAG
The DNA window shown above is from Blochmannia endosymbiont of Camponotus (Colobopsis) obliquus and carries:
- the atpG gene encoding F0F1 ATP synthase subunit gamma; this encodes MLGTKEIRNKIDSIQKIQKIAKAMEMVSASKMRKVHQIMSDSNPYVNIMQKVIGHILSGNLEYKHPFAISRDIKRVGYLVISTDRGLVGSLNANLFKILLADIKKRHVKKIDINCVLIGKQAVSFLRFLNDKIVAKVIGIGDRPTLSVLIGAIKIILQLYEECYLDRLFVVYNKFINILFQQPKILQLLPICSLNNVVCKSKKWDYIYEPDAKNLLDILLQRYIESQVYQKVVENLVSEQAARMMAMKGASDNGNALIKDLKLIYNKARQSNITQELAEIISSRIIF